GTTCGACGGTCTGCCCGGCTACTCCAGCTTCAGGGACAAATTCAGGATAATTTGTCTACCTAATTCCGCGCCCCCGATGATTTCCCGATGCACATCGTTATTGAGGTTGTTGACCATCATCTTGAAGCTATACCTGTCATTGAAGCGGAATCCCCAATTCAAATCAGCCACGGTGTAGCGGGGGATCGTGCCGACGAAAGCACCTACTGCCCAATCAAAGGTGGGGATGTGTCTCACGGTGAGACCGAGCCAGAAGCGGTTGTGCCGGCTGGTATAGGTTGTGCCGACGGAGAGCTTATATCGGGGTGCGTTGATGGGATCGTAGCTGCGGGTCAAGCGATTATAGAATGCCTGGCGACCGAGATAAGAATACCGCACCTCGCTCCAGAGCCTCGGGGAAAAGAGGTAGCCGATGCTCAGGTCCAAGCCGCCGATACTGATCCGGCCGTAATTCACGTTGGTCAAGATAATCTCGATGTGATCGTCGCTGCTAAGATCAGTAATAACCGAATCGTCTTCTGTTCCTGGGAGATTGTCGGGTCCGATATCGATGCCGTCGTGCTCCGAGGTGCCGACCAGACCCAGTCTTTCGGCCTCGGCCAGGCCCTTGCTGGTGTCCATCACCAGCGGGGTAATCAAGGTCAGGTCAGAAACGAAGTCGCTGTATTGGCTATAATATACATCCAGGGTGGCGCGGATTCGGTTGCCGAGCACACCCACGTAGCCTAGTTCGTAGGTCCATAGATCCTCGCTGATAACAGGCTCAATGGTCTGGAGGTCTTCCGGTTGGAACCACTGGGCGGGGCGGCCGAGGAAGGCGGGAATGTGCAGTACCGCCTCAGGAGGAACTTTCGCCAGGCGGAACGCTGAGGATGAACCGGGCCGGAGGTCGTACATCATCAGATTGCCTTCGGGGTCACGGGTGTAGTGGAAGCCCGCATGGTTGCCGCGCGCCATAACGCGAAACGGGGGCTTCGTGGCCACCCGCATCCTTAAAAACAGCCCCTGGGACGAGGGGGTATTAAAAGCGCGGGCGGCCGTTAGCCGGAAGGTCTGGTTCTCGTCCGGCTTCCACAGCAGACCGACTTTCGGCGAAAACTGGGGCCGATAGCGGACCGTGCCGCCCAGCAGAGGATCGGCAAGGAAAGTGAACCCATCTTCTGATCGTACGCCGCTGTGGAGATCCAGCCGGCTGGCGATGATCAGGTTGAGCTGGGGGGTCAGACTGGAGGAGGACTGAAAATAGAGCCCATATTCATTGGTGGTGATCAACCCCTCGGCAAATTCATCGATGCGGCCATCATGGTCATTGTCCAGGCCGTCATCATCGTAGCTTTTGGGATTGGGGACGCCGGTACCGTCAGGCAGGACGGTCCCGAAAGTCCGGGGCATGGTGCGCTGGTAATCGAATCCGGATGTTAACTGCGTGTCCCATAGTTGGGGCAGCCTTGCAGTGAATTGCATCTGCAGGTGAAAGAAGGTGGACTGGTCGAAGATGCGTTCGCCGGTGCGCAGGTTGCGGGTCCAGCCGGCATTGGAGGTGTTCAGGTAGGCCTGGGTGAAAAAGGAACCCCTCACATATCGGGCCTGGTAGTAACGGTATATCCAGTGGTCGGCCAGGAAGCGCGCGGGACCGGTGATATTGATATTGGAAGCCACCGCCTGCCCAATACTCACAATGAAGTTGTGGTCGGGACCGAAGTCGTAGTCCAGCCGGAGGTCCAGGCGTTGATTTTCCAGCTTGAAGTCAGCCGTATCGACCAGCCCGTCATGGTTCACGTCGGCGATAATGTCATTCACGGCGTACGAGACGCTATCTTCCGGATCGAAGAATTTGCCGTTACCATTGCGGTCAAAGCGGATATCGTAGCCGTCCCAGGTCCAATCGTACCGGAAGGCATGGCTATCGAGTTGTTCGCCCAGTTTGCCGTCATCTTCGATCCAGAATTTGTGATGGCTTTTTTTCTCTTCGGGGTCAACCCAGTGCCAATCGGTTGCGCTGAAGTCCACGTAGGACAGCTTGTAGCCCCATTTGCCGCGCGCACCGGCGTAACG
The DNA window shown above is from Candidatus Neomarinimicrobiota bacterium and carries:
- a CDS encoding TonB-dependent receptor; this encodes MRGLFTCLCLAAVLWGQTGRTEISGVVRDQQDQSPLEGANVILSGGALRQLVGAATDARGVYRIPDVPPGRYQLRVTYIGYRPVERQVVIPSGADVMLEINIDLEVESIQLRGYVVTASRGRREKLTDAPAATIVMSAAEIGRSTLPNLGDYFKQFKGVDFTASGIDAFNLSARGFNTSFSSRLMTLVDGRKANVPSLRLIAYNAIPITADDVDQIEVVLGPSSALYGPEAYAGVANIITKKPALSQGGKVSLSVGNRDLRKWQLRYAGARGKWGYKLSYVDFSATDWHWVDPEEKKSHHKFWIEDDGKLGEQLDSHAFRYDWTWDGYDIRFDRNGNGKFFDPEDSVSYAVNDIIADVNHDGLVDTADFKLENQRLDLRLDYDFGPDHNFIVSIGQAVASNINITGPARFLADHWIYRYYQARYVRGSFFTQAYLNTSNAGWTRNLRTGERIFDQSTFFHLQMQFTARLPQLWDTQLTSGFDYQRTMPRTFGTVLPDGTGVPNPKSYDDDGLDNDHDGRIDEFAEGLITTNEYGLYFQSSSSLTPQLNLIIASRLDLHSGVRSEDGFTFLADPLLGGTVRYRPQFSPKVGLLWKPDENQTFRLTAARAFNTPSSQGLFLRMRVATKPPFRVMARGNHAGFHYTRDPEGNLMMYDLRPGSSSAFRLAKVPPEAVLHIPAFLGRPAQWFQPEDLQTIEPVISEDLWTYELGYVGVLGNRIRATLDVYYSQYSDFVSDLTLITPLVMDTSKGLAEAERLGLVGTSEHDGIDIGPDNLPGTEDDSVITDLSSDDHIEIILTNVNYGRISIGGLDLSIGYLFSPRLWSEVRYSYLGRQAFYNRLTRSYDPINAPRYKLSVGTTYTSRHNRFWLGLTVRHIPTFDWAVGAFVGTIPRYTVADLNWGFRFNDRYSFKMMVNNLNNDVHREIIGGAELGRQIILNLSLKLE